A region from the Lysobacter sp. BMK333-48F3 genome encodes:
- a CDS encoding acetylornithine/succinyldiaminopimelate transaminase yields MDTASLYALSERYYLPVYRPRRIVLDRGQGSRIWDLDGREYVDFGAGIAVNALGHAHPALIRALTEQAGKLWHTSNVFVSQPPLQLAEQLVSASGFAERVFLCNSGAEANEAAIKLARKWATAQGREPERRVILSFRGSFHGRTLAAVTATAQPKYHEGFEPLPPGFRYSDFNDLAAAEAAMADGAVCAVLVEPVQGEGGVTAADEAFLQGLRALCDRHQALLILDEIQCGMGRTGQLFACHAYGVAPDVVTLAKALGSGFPIGAMLVGAQAAQAMQFGAHGTTFGGNPLAAAVAGAALRELRSPELMANVERQAAAIRAGLHALDAELELFSEVRGRGLMIGAQLRPAHAGKAGDILDLCVEQGLLLLQAGPDVLRFVPALNIADADIAEGLQRLRAALLKFLGR; encoded by the coding sequence ATGGACACCGCCTCGCTCTACGCCCTTTCCGAGCGCTATTACCTGCCCGTCTACCGCCCGCGCCGGATCGTGCTCGATCGCGGCCAGGGCTCGCGCATCTGGGACCTGGACGGCCGCGAATACGTGGATTTCGGCGCCGGCATCGCGGTCAACGCGCTCGGCCACGCCCATCCGGCGCTGATCCGGGCCCTGACCGAACAGGCCGGCAAGCTGTGGCATACCAGCAATGTGTTCGTCAGCCAGCCGCCGCTGCAACTGGCCGAGCAACTGGTCTCGGCCTCGGGCTTTGCCGAGCGCGTGTTCCTGTGCAATTCCGGCGCCGAAGCCAACGAGGCGGCGATCAAGCTGGCGCGCAAGTGGGCCACCGCCCAGGGCCGCGAACCCGAACGCCGGGTCATCCTGAGCTTCCGCGGCAGCTTCCACGGCCGCACCCTGGCCGCGGTCACCGCGACCGCACAGCCCAAGTACCACGAAGGTTTCGAGCCGCTGCCGCCAGGGTTCCGTTACAGCGATTTCAACGATCTGGCCGCGGCCGAGGCGGCGATGGCCGACGGCGCGGTGTGCGCGGTGCTGGTCGAGCCGGTCCAGGGCGAGGGCGGGGTGACCGCCGCCGACGAAGCCTTCCTGCAAGGCCTGCGCGCGCTGTGCGACCGCCACCAGGCGCTGCTGATCCTGGACGAGATCCAGTGCGGCATGGGCCGCACCGGCCAGTTGTTCGCCTGCCATGCCTACGGCGTGGCCCCGGACGTGGTCACCCTGGCCAAGGCCCTGGGCAGCGGCTTCCCGATCGGCGCGATGCTGGTCGGTGCCCAGGCCGCGCAGGCGATGCAGTTCGGCGCGCACGGCACCACCTTCGGCGGCAATCCGCTCGCCGCCGCGGTCGCCGGCGCGGCCTTGCGCGAACTGCGCTCGCCCGAGCTGATGGCCAACGTCGAGCGCCAGGCCGCGGCGATCCGCGCCGGCCTGCACGCGCTGGATGCCGAGCTGGAATTGTTCAGCGAGGTTCGCGGCCGCGGCCTGATGATCGGCGCGCAGCTGCGCCCGGCGCATGCCGGCAAGGCCGGCGACATCCTCGACCTGTGCGTCGAACAAGGCCTGCTGCTGTTGCAGGCCGGCCCCGACGTGCTGCGCTTCGTGCCGGCGCTGAACATCGCCGATGCCGACATCGCCGAAGGCCTGCAGCGCTTGCGCGCCGCGCTGTTGAAGTTCCTCGGCCGCTGA
- a CDS encoding TonB-dependent siderophore receptor, whose amino-acid sequence MSRRRPRLAPLALAIAFPLSLPAVAANADAAPAEAERDRATTLDHVVVQSAGDGYKADTAATATKTETPIGETPQAITVVTRERMTDQGALNVQDALGYAAGVRSDAYGLDSRTDSVLIRGSSPDQYLDGLRSSFNYYTSTARTDPYMLERIEVLRGPASMLFGQGSTAGVVNLVSKRPQAQTRREIGLQLGSFDRRQVNADVTGALTDDGTWLYRLVGVYRDSETQVDQVGDDRRLFAPSLTWKPSEDTSLTLQMTWQQDRSGSTAQFFGWSGLLAPNPNGRVPLDRYIGNPGDHYDTDRTTAGWQFEHRFNENWSLRQSFRAARNKVDYVSVYGNPFVSPTQPFVDPQQRLLPREGWFAKTEVRMQNIDQHVEGRFKTGAVDHQMLAGLDAVRFKQDERQMFDTVPAIDIFAPVYAPYTPPPLPPAVASSQRQVGLYLQDQMKIGEHWIVVAGLRHDRVKNGVAGQGEEDSSATTKRLGLMFHDWAGWSPYVSYSESFTPLAGSNAITGARYTPKEGEQIEAGVKFEPAGRDLSFTAATYELREKNRLIPDPRNPNTSIQAGKTKVSGLELEVTGRLTESFDLTAHYNYLDSDKQLEATPRHQAAVWGKQRFSIGGRDGFAAGLGLRYMSAFDSPPAPTTPSVTLADALVSYETGAWRWALNVNNLTDKRYFSICMGRGDCWFGARRNIGLSATFTF is encoded by the coding sequence ATGTCCCGCCGCCGTCCGCGCCTGGCGCCCCTGGCCTTGGCCATCGCCTTTCCCTTGAGCCTGCCTGCCGTTGCCGCCAATGCCGACGCCGCCCCGGCCGAAGCCGAACGCGATCGGGCCACCACGCTCGACCACGTGGTCGTGCAAAGCGCCGGCGACGGCTACAAGGCCGACACCGCCGCCACGGCGACCAAGACCGAAACGCCGATCGGCGAGACCCCGCAGGCGATCACCGTGGTGACCCGCGAGCGCATGACCGACCAGGGCGCCCTGAACGTGCAGGACGCGCTCGGCTACGCGGCCGGCGTGCGTTCCGACGCCTACGGCCTGGATTCGCGCACCGACTCGGTGCTGATCCGCGGCAGCTCGCCCGACCAGTACCTCGACGGCCTGCGCAGCTCGTTCAACTACTACACCAGCACCGCGCGCACCGATCCCTACATGCTCGAGCGCATCGAAGTGCTGCGCGGACCGGCCTCGATGCTGTTCGGACAGGGCAGCACCGCGGGCGTGGTCAACCTGGTCAGCAAGCGCCCGCAGGCGCAGACGCGGCGCGAAATCGGCCTGCAGTTGGGCAGCTTCGACCGCCGCCAGGTCAACGCCGACGTCACCGGCGCGCTGACCGACGACGGCACCTGGCTGTACCGCCTGGTCGGCGTGTATCGCGACAGCGAAACCCAGGTCGATCAGGTCGGCGACGATCGCCGCCTGTTCGCGCCCTCGCTGACCTGGAAGCCGAGCGAAGACACCTCGCTGACCCTGCAGATGACCTGGCAGCAGGACCGCAGCGGGTCGACCGCGCAGTTCTTCGGCTGGAGCGGACTGCTGGCGCCCAATCCGAACGGGCGGGTTCCGCTGGACCGCTACATCGGCAACCCCGGCGATCACTACGACACCGACCGCACCACCGCGGGCTGGCAGTTCGAGCACCGCTTCAACGAAAACTGGAGCCTGCGCCAGTCGTTCCGCGCCGCCCGCAACAAGGTCGATTACGTCAGCGTCTACGGCAACCCGTTCGTGAGCCCGACGCAGCCGTTCGTGGATCCGCAGCAGCGCCTGTTGCCGCGCGAGGGCTGGTTCGCCAAGACCGAAGTGCGCATGCAGAACATCGACCAGCACGTCGAAGGCCGCTTCAAGACCGGCGCGGTCGATCACCAGATGCTGGCGGGCCTGGACGCGGTCCGCTTCAAGCAGGACGAACGGCAGATGTTCGACACCGTGCCGGCGATCGACATTTTCGCCCCGGTGTATGCGCCGTACACGCCGCCGCCGCTGCCGCCTGCGGTCGCCAGCAGCCAACGCCAGGTCGGTCTGTATCTGCAGGACCAGATGAAGATCGGCGAGCACTGGATCGTGGTCGCCGGCCTGCGCCACGATCGGGTCAAGAACGGCGTCGCCGGCCAAGGCGAAGAGGATTCCAGCGCCACCACCAAGCGCCTGGGCCTGATGTTCCACGACTGGGCCGGCTGGTCGCCGTATGTCAGCTACAGCGAATCCTTCACCCCGCTGGCCGGCAGCAATGCGATCACCGGCGCGCGCTACACCCCGAAAGAGGGCGAACAGATCGAGGCCGGGGTCAAGTTCGAGCCGGCCGGCCGCGACCTGAGCTTCACCGCGGCGACCTATGAGCTGCGCGAGAAGAATCGCCTGATCCCCGATCCGCGCAACCCGAACACCAGCATCCAGGCCGGCAAGACCAAGGTCAGCGGCCTGGAGCTGGAGGTCACCGGCAGGCTGACCGAATCGTTCGACCTCACCGCGCACTACAACTATCTCGACAGCGACAAGCAGCTCGAAGCCACGCCGCGCCATCAGGCCGCGGTCTGGGGCAAGCAGCGTTTCAGCATCGGCGGCCGCGACGGTTTCGCCGCCGGCCTGGGCCTGCGCTACATGAGCGCCTTCGACAGCCCGCCGGCGCCGACCACGCCGTCGGTGACCCTGGCCGATGCGCTGGTGTCCTACGAAACCGGCGCCTGGCGCTGGGCGCTCAACGTCAACAACCTGACCGACAAGCGCTACTTCAGCATCTGCATGGGCCGCGGCGATTGCTGGTTCGGCGCCCGTCGCAACATCGGTCTCAGCGCCACCTTCACCTTCTGA
- a CDS encoding rubredoxin gives MSESAATTAYRTWMCVVCGFIYDEAKGLPEEGLAPGTRWEDVPDTWTCPDCGVTKDDFEMMQV, from the coding sequence ATGTCCGAGTCCGCCGCGACCACCGCCTACCGCACCTGGATGTGCGTCGTCTGCGGCTTCATCTACGACGAAGCCAAGGGCCTGCCGGAAGAGGGCCTGGCCCCGGGCACGCGCTGGGAAGACGTGCCGGACACCTGGACCTGCCCCGACTGCGGGGTGACCAAGGACGATTTCGAGATGATGCAGGTCTGA
- the thiE gene encoding thiamine phosphate synthase: MTSRWPRRGLYAITPDEADTARLLRRVETVLGAGAHWLQYRNKAADAALQREQVRALQPLCRAHGVPLIVNDDWRLAAELGADGAHLGEDDGALAAARAALGAEAILGASCYDDIGLARAAAAHGASYVAFGAFFVSPTKPNARRAAPELLAQAAPLGLPRVAIGGIAPDNARPLVDAGADLLAVISGVFDAPDPAAAVRAYLSCFQEPRHD; this comes from the coding sequence ATGACCTCCCGCTGGCCGCGCCGCGGCCTGTACGCGATCACGCCCGACGAGGCCGATACCGCGCGCCTGCTGCGCCGGGTCGAAACGGTGCTCGGCGCCGGCGCGCATTGGCTGCAGTACCGCAACAAGGCCGCCGACGCCGCGCTGCAGCGCGAGCAGGTGCGGGCGCTGCAGCCGCTGTGCCGCGCTCACGGCGTGCCCTTGATCGTCAACGACGACTGGCGCCTGGCCGCGGAACTCGGCGCCGACGGCGCGCACCTGGGCGAAGACGACGGCGCACTGGCCGCCGCGCGCGCCGCGCTCGGCGCCGAAGCGATCCTGGGCGCGTCCTGCTACGACGATATCGGCCTGGCCCGCGCCGCCGCCGCGCACGGCGCCAGCTATGTCGCGTTCGGCGCGTTCTTCGTTTCCCCGACCAAGCCCAACGCCCGCCGCGCCGCGCCCGAACTGCTGGCCCAGGCCGCGCCGCTGGGCCTGCCGCGGGTGGCGATCGGCGGCATCGCCCCGGACAATGCCCGTCCGCTGGTCGACGCCGGCGCCGATCTGCTGGCGGTGATCAGCGGCGTGTTCGACGCGCCCGATCCGGCCGCCGCGGTGCGCGCCTACCTTTCCTGCTTCCAAGAGCCCCGCCATGACTAA
- the hemL gene encoding glutamate-1-semialdehyde 2,1-aminomutase encodes MTNPRSHELFTRAQALIPGGVNSPVRAFKSVGGEPFFAQRAEGAYLYDVDGNRYVDYVGSWGPMIAGHAHPQVLAAVERTMRDGLSFGVPNPLEVTMAEAITRIVPSCEMVRMVNSGTEATLSAIRVARGATGRSLIVKFEGCYHGHGDSFLVKAGSGVMTLGLPNSPGVPSALADLTLTLPYNDFDAATRLFDEVGGDIAGLIIEPIVGNANCILPREGYLQHLRELCSRHGALLIFDEVMTGFRVALGGAQERYGIVPDLSTFGKIIGGGMPVGAYGGRRDLMQQVAPAGPIYQAGTLSGNPVAMAAGLATLELIQARGFHAELERRTHALCDGLEAAAREAGIAFVTTRAAGMFGLYFRDGAVETFDDAKASDSARFNRFFHAMLERGVYLAPSAFEAGFVSSAHGESEIAHTLEAARAAFATL; translated from the coding sequence ATGACTAACCCGCGTTCCCACGAGTTGTTCACCCGCGCCCAGGCGCTGATTCCCGGCGGCGTCAATTCGCCGGTGCGCGCGTTCAAGTCGGTCGGCGGCGAACCGTTCTTCGCCCAGCGCGCCGAAGGCGCCTATCTGTACGACGTCGACGGCAATCGCTATGTCGATTACGTCGGCTCGTGGGGGCCGATGATCGCCGGCCACGCCCATCCGCAGGTACTGGCCGCGGTCGAGCGCACCATGCGCGACGGGCTCAGCTTCGGCGTGCCCAATCCGCTGGAAGTGACCATGGCCGAGGCCATCACCCGGATCGTGCCGAGCTGCGAGATGGTGCGGATGGTGAACTCCGGCACCGAGGCCACGCTGTCGGCGATCCGCGTCGCCCGCGGCGCCACCGGCCGCAGCCTCATCGTCAAGTTCGAAGGCTGCTACCACGGCCACGGCGACAGTTTCCTGGTCAAGGCCGGCAGCGGGGTGATGACCCTGGGCCTGCCGAATTCGCCGGGCGTGCCCTCGGCCCTGGCCGATCTCACCCTGACCCTGCCCTACAACGACTTCGACGCCGCCACGCGCTTGTTCGACGAGGTCGGCGGCGACATCGCCGGCCTGATCATCGAGCCGATCGTCGGCAACGCCAACTGCATCCTGCCGCGCGAGGGCTATCTGCAGCACCTGCGCGAGCTGTGCAGCCGGCACGGCGCGCTGCTGATCTTCGACGAGGTGATGACCGGTTTCCGCGTCGCCCTGGGCGGCGCGCAGGAACGCTACGGCATCGTTCCGGACCTGAGCACCTTCGGCAAGATCATCGGCGGCGGCATGCCGGTCGGCGCTTACGGCGGCCGCCGCGATCTCATGCAACAGGTCGCGCCGGCCGGCCCGATCTACCAGGCCGGCACGCTCAGCGGCAATCCGGTGGCGATGGCCGCCGGCCTGGCGACCCTGGAGCTGATCCAGGCGCGGGGCTTCCACGCCGAACTCGAGCGCCGCACGCACGCGCTCTGCGACGGCCTGGAAGCGGCCGCGCGCGAGGCCGGGATCGCCTTCGTCACCACCCGCGCGGCGGGCATGTTCGGCCTGTATTTCCGCGACGGCGCGGTCGAGACCTTCGACGACGCCAAGGCCTCCGACAGCGCGCGTTTCAATCGATTCTTCCACGCCATGCTCGAGCGCGGCGTGTACTTGGCGCCCTCGGCGTTCGAGGCCGGGTTCGTGTCGAGCGCGCACGGCGAGAGCGAAATCGCGCATACGCTGGAAGCGGCGCGGGCGGCGTTCGCTACGTTGTAA